In Juglans microcarpa x Juglans regia isolate MS1-56 chromosome 7D, Jm3101_v1.0, whole genome shotgun sequence, the following are encoded in one genomic region:
- the LOC121238319 gene encoding flavonoid 3',5'-hydroxylase 2-like — MYHTLPCFFLYLQNPVVLVATTASYCNTMALDIFLLRELVTAIFLFLISHFFIRTLLRKSSRKLPPGPKGWPVIGALPLLGSMPHATLAKLSRQYGPVMYLKMGTCNMVVASTPDAARAFLKTLDLNFSNRPPNAGATHLAYDAQDMVFADYGQRWKLLRKLSNLHMLGGKALEDWAQVRAAELGHMLRAMCESSRQGELVVVPEMLTYAMANMIGQVILSRRVFVTKGLESNEFKDMVVELMTSAGFFNIGDFIPSIAWMDLQGIERGMKRLHKRFDVLLTKMIEEHSASAHERKGKPDFLDVVMANRDNVSADERLSLTNIKALLLNLFTAGTDTSSSIIEWALAEMLKNPSILRRAHEEMDRVIGKNRRLEEADISKLPYLQAICKETMRKHPSTPLNLPRVSTQACEVNGYYIPKNTRLSVNIWAIGRDPDVWENPLDFTPERFLTGKNAKIDPRGNDFELIPFGAGRRICAGTRMGIVLVEYILGTLVHSFDWKLPKGTVDLNMEESFGLALQKAVPLAAIVSPRLSLGAYAS; from the exons ATGTACCACACGCTGCCTTGCTTTTTTCTGTACTTGCAAAACCCCGTAGTATTAGTGGCCACTACTGCTAGCTACTGCAACACCATGGCCCTAGACATATTTCTTCTCCGGGAACTTGTCACCGCCATTTTCCTCTTCTTAATCTCCCACTTTTTCATTCGTACACTCCTCAGAAAAAGTTCTCGAAAACTGCCACCGGGCCCTAAAGGTTGGCCGGTTATAGGGGCTCTTCCCCTACTAGGAAGCATGCCCCATGCAACCCTAGCCAAGTTGTCACGACAGTACGGACCCGTTATGTACCTAAAAATGGGCACTTGTAACATGGTCGTGGCCTCTACCCCAGATGCTGCACGAGCTTTTCTCAAAACCCTAGACCTAAATTTCTCAAACCGTCCACCGAATGCTGGCGCAACGCATTTGGCGTATGATGCTCAGGACATGGTGTTTGCAGACTATGGACAGAGGTGGAAGTTGCTTAGGAAGTTGAGCAACTTGCACATGCTTGGAGGGAAGGCTCTGGAGGACTGGGCTCAGGTTCGAGCGGCCGAGCTCGGGCACATGCTAAGAGCAATGTGCGAGTCTAGCAGGCAAGGGGAGCTGGTGGTGGTGCCGGAGATGTTGACGTACGCGATGGCGAACATGATAGGGCAAGTGATACTGAGTCGACGAGTGTTTGTGACGAAAGGGTTGGAGTCGAACGAGTTTAAGGACATGGTGGTGGAGCTTATGACTTCAGCTGGGTTCTTTAACATCGGAGATTTCATACCATCCATTGCATGGATGGATTTGCAGGGGATTGAGCGAGGAATGAAGCGCTTGCACAAGCGGTTCGATGTGTTGCTGACGAAGATGATTGAGGAGCACTCAGCTTCGGCACATGAACGCAAGGGAAAGCCAGATTTCTTAGACGTTGTCATGGCTAACCGAGACAACGTCTCTGCAGACGAGAGGCTGAGCTTGACCAACATTAAGGCCCTCCTGTTG aaCTTATTTACGGCCGGAACTGATACATCATCAAGCATAATAGAGTGGGCACTAGCGGAGATGTTGAAAAACCCAAGCATCCTGAGGCGGGCGCACGAGGAGATGGATCGAGTGATTGGAAAGAACCGACGCCTGGAGGAAGCAGACATATCAAAGCTCCCATATCTTCAGGCCATATGCAAAGAAACCATGCGAAAGCACCCGTCTACGCCTCTAAACCTGCCCCGGGTCTCAACCCAAGCATGCGAGGTTAATGGCTACTACATTCCCAAGAACACTAGGCTTAGTGTGAACATTTGGGCAATAGGAAGAGACCCTGACGTGTGGGAAAACCCCTTGGACTTTACACCAGAAAGGTTTTTAACAggaaaaaatgcaaaaatcgACCCAAGAGGGAATGATTTCGAGTTGATCCCATTTGGAGCTGGAAGGAGGATCTGTGCTGGGACTAGGATGGGAATTGTGCTAGTGGAGTACATTCTTGGGACATTGGTTCACTCTTTTGACTGGAAATTACCGAAAGGTACTGTTGACCTAAACATGGAGGAATCCTTTGGACTTGCCTTGCAGAAAGCCGTTCCCCTTGCAGCTATAGTTAGCCCACGTCTGTCTTTGGGTGCATATGCTTCTTGA
- the LOC121238198 gene encoding uncharacterized protein LOC121238198 — MQQLVAWEKPSRVFVKVNCDASLDIKRKRMRIEIMIRDGEGEALVDVCDHKTNVGNATVTESFALRKVVELYLDLNIQNAIFEGDAKGVIEAVHSEDEAVFDFSSIIEDVKFHFRIRTDWFLQFATRKKNMIAHTLAKKALEMVEEQVWIEEVLGCLFGDTNCNT, encoded by the coding sequence ATGCAGCAGTTGGTGGCTTGGGAAAAACCATCAAGGGTTTTTGTTAAGGTTAATTGTGATGCTTCTTTAGATAtaaaaaggaagagaatgagGATTGAGATTATGATAAGGGATGGAGAAGGAGAGGCTTTGGTGGATGTGTGTGATCATAAGACTAATGTGGGGAATGCAACAGTTACAGAAAGTTTTGCCTTGAGGAAAGTAGTGGAACTGTACTTAGACCTCAACATTCAAAATGCCATTTTCGAGGGTGATGCAAAGGGAGTGATCGAGGCTGTACATAGTGAAGATGAAGCCGTATTTGATTTTAGTTCTATTATTGAAGATGTTAAGTTTCATTTCAGAATTAGGACAGATTGGTTTTTACAATTTGCTACtagaaaaaagaatatgataGCTCATACTTTAGCAAAAAAAGCTTTAGAGATGGTGGAAGAACAAGTTTGGATAGAAGAGGTTCTGGGATGCCTGTTTGGTGATACAAACTGTAACACGTAA
- the LOC121238196 gene encoding uncharacterized protein LOC121238196 yields MGSDKVDKRRVQKRRAWAKHKPEGVVSKKNSQKKRDGVEMEGMGGDKVCMRRKGFGMAKMPIVVAEAVISLANHHETLELELPRVGEPSDSSRPLLYSREVKTQHREGENRWLLTCFYGPPEIVKMKEAWLLLKTMKSSGNEGWFIVGEFNEIITNDEKWGGKAWPEGQMKLFRELKSDGNLYDLGWRGDKYTCSNSHTDATFTKERLDRAMANPQWMNTYIEAWVEVMVARTSDHKPLLVHIEIKIKGCKKAFQRWNKNRKQRNGKEVEEKTKILQSLQAVKNGSNVEEIRKVSKELHLALEKEDLWWKQRAKRNWLFQTTKPSPDNIERCLVGMNKRVTIEMNERLSKRFTSVEVEEAVKQMAPLKASRPDGFGPCFYQNHWGVVAEEVSRAALDT; encoded by the exons ATGGGTAGTGACAAGGTAGATAAGAGGAGGGTACAGAAGAGGAGGGCATGGGCTAAACACAAACCAGAAGGGGTAGTCTCAAAAAAGAATTCACAAAAGAAAAGGGACGGGGTTGAGATGGAAGGTATGGGTGGTGACAAGGTATGCATGAGAAGGAAAGGGTTTGGTATGGCTAAAATGCCTATTGTAGTGGCAGAGGCTGTGATTAGCCTCGCCAATCATCATGAAACTCTTGAGCTGGAACTGCCGAGGGTtggggaaccctcggacagttcaagaCCTCTGCTCTATAGCAGAGAAGTCAAGACTCAACATA GAGAAGGGGAGAATAGATGGTTGTTGACTTGTTTTTATGGCCCACCTGAAATTGTGAAGATGAAAGAGGCATGGTTGTTGCTTAAAACTATGAAATCTAGTGGTAATGAGGGGTGGTTTATAGTGGGAGAATTCAATGAAATTATCACAAATGATGAGAAGTGGGGAGGGAAGGCTTGGCCTGAGGGTCAAATGAAACTGTTTAGAGAATTGAAGAGTGATGGGAACTTGTATGATTTGGGATGGAGGGGGGACAAGTACACTTGTAGCAATTCCCATACAGATGCAACCTTTACTAAAGAAAGGTTAGATAGAGCTATGGCGAATCCCCAATGGATGAACACCTATATTGAGGCCTGGGTGGAAGTAATGGTGGCCAGAACTTCTGATCATAAGCCACTATTGGTCCATATTGAGATCAAGATAAAGGGTTGCAA GAAAGCCTTTCAGAGGTGGAATAAGAATAGGAAGCAGAGAAATGGGAAGGAAGTAGAGGAAAAAACAAAGATCTTACAGAGTTTACAGGCTGTGAAAAATGGGAGCAATGTGGAGGAAATCAGAAAGGTTTCCAAAGAGTTGCATCTAGCATTAGAGAAGGAAGATCTTTGGTGGAAACAACGAGCCAAGAGAAATTG GCTGTTTCAAACTACAAAACCAAGTCCAGACAACATTGAAAGATGTCTTGTGGGCATGAATAAGAGGGTAACCatagaaatgaatgaaaggTTGTCAAAAAGGTTCACATCAGTAGAAGTAGAGGAAGCAGTGAAACAAATGGCTCCATTAAAAGCCTCTAGACCAGATGGATTTGGTCCTTGTTTCTATCAAAATCATTGGGGTGTAGTGGCTGAAGAAGTGAGTAGAGCTGCACTAGATACTTGA